One Alicyclobacillus acidoterrestris DNA window includes the following coding sequences:
- a CDS encoding MBL fold metallo-hydrolase yields MQFSILASGSNGNSVYIEHQDTRILLDAGISGKQLRTRLEATCQRGLEGLSAVLVTHEHDDHVRGLTQVYKYAKSPVYMTEGTHAALSEKLRPEAASCPVAFVREDEVFYIGSIRVTPFAISHDAEQPVAYRFDTDDGSLAVVTDLGYVTDHQKDLLQGCQAYVFESNHDVDMLRAGRYPWHLKRRILGDKGHLSNVDAAYALVDILPDAPVDVYLAHLSQDNNHPDLADITVQGILSDARSRIAREIRIKRTSRHEATPFVSLTQQTV; encoded by the coding sequence CGGGAATTCCGTGTACATCGAGCATCAGGATACGCGCATTTTGCTCGATGCAGGTATCAGTGGGAAGCAATTGCGTACGCGGCTGGAGGCAACCTGCCAACGCGGGTTGGAAGGATTGTCTGCTGTGCTGGTCACGCACGAACATGACGATCACGTCCGCGGCCTCACACAGGTTTACAAGTACGCCAAGAGCCCCGTCTATATGACGGAGGGTACACATGCCGCCTTGTCTGAAAAACTGCGACCGGAGGCGGCGAGTTGCCCTGTCGCGTTTGTCCGCGAGGACGAAGTCTTTTACATAGGCAGCATCCGCGTGACGCCGTTTGCGATATCTCACGACGCTGAACAGCCTGTCGCGTATCGATTTGATACGGACGACGGCAGCCTCGCTGTGGTGACAGATCTCGGATACGTCACAGACCACCAAAAGGATTTGCTGCAAGGGTGTCAGGCGTATGTGTTTGAGAGTAACCACGACGTGGACATGCTGCGGGCCGGACGTTATCCGTGGCACCTGAAACGGCGCATCTTAGGTGACAAGGGCCATCTGTCGAATGTCGATGCCGCTTACGCACTTGTGGACATTCTTCCGGATGCGCCCGTCGACGTCTACCTGGCTCATTTAAGCCAAGATAACAACCATCCAGATTTGGCGGATATTACCGTGCAAGGGATATTGAGCGACGCTCGCTCGAGGATTGCCAGGGAAATACGAATTAAACGAACCAGTCGACACGAAGCGACACCATTCGTTTCACTTACTCAACAGACTGTATGA
- a CDS encoding S1C family serine protease codes for MGFLHGRTRKRTQRTRNRSRFTCNIKRVQVAVLTAMIGTTATYGAQTALPRGLGGAVSSNVAWASVQSTVGQSASGTMHVQTVGFNVDDGVTSAVKRVEPDVVGILNYAQVSNYFSQQSKLQATGVGTGVMFYKDNKFAYLVTNNHVVEGGAKVEIVLNAGKHVNATVVGTDPYTDLAVLKVPAATFKRINPVNFANSDTIEPGESAIAIGTPMGLDFADTVTKGIVSAKSRIMPVQDEASQQTLDYQSVIQTDAAINPGNSGGPLVNINGEVIGINSSKIVAQNFEGMGFAIPSNSVRNIAKQLMQTGHAQHSALGIEAYSLSSLPQQMWPDVPVDYGVWVKLVTSSSVKKDGLKAGDVIVGLNGKTVKTIADLRTYLFQLRPGDKAILKVYRGGQALIVKTKVGAMETQLTTASAPTTSSGADDSDSAEPMMPFSGGIQ; via the coding sequence ATGGGTTTTCTTCATGGAAGAACACGCAAGCGTACACAGCGCACGCGAAATCGTTCCCGATTTACGTGCAACATCAAACGGGTTCAGGTTGCAGTACTCACTGCAATGATTGGCACAACGGCTACGTATGGGGCACAAACGGCTTTGCCTCGTGGGCTAGGTGGAGCTGTGTCGAGTAATGTGGCATGGGCTAGCGTGCAATCGACCGTCGGTCAGTCGGCAAGCGGCACGATGCATGTGCAAACCGTCGGATTCAACGTGGACGATGGGGTCACCAGTGCCGTGAAGCGGGTGGAGCCTGACGTTGTTGGGATTCTCAATTACGCTCAAGTGTCCAACTACTTTTCTCAGCAGTCTAAGTTGCAGGCCACAGGCGTCGGTACCGGTGTCATGTTTTACAAAGACAACAAGTTTGCCTACCTCGTGACGAACAATCATGTCGTCGAAGGTGGGGCGAAGGTGGAAATTGTCCTCAATGCGGGCAAGCATGTGAACGCGACGGTAGTCGGAACGGATCCCTATACAGACCTGGCTGTCCTGAAGGTTCCTGCGGCGACTTTCAAACGGATCAATCCGGTCAACTTTGCAAACTCCGACACGATTGAGCCGGGTGAGTCGGCGATTGCGATTGGCACTCCGATGGGTCTCGACTTTGCCGATACGGTGACAAAAGGTATTGTCAGCGCCAAGTCGAGGATTATGCCAGTACAAGATGAAGCAAGTCAACAGACGCTGGATTATCAGTCGGTGATTCAGACGGATGCCGCAATTAACCCGGGGAATAGCGGTGGGCCGTTGGTGAACATCAATGGGGAGGTCATCGGCATCAATAGCAGCAAAATTGTCGCGCAGAACTTCGAAGGAATGGGATTTGCGATTCCTTCCAACTCCGTGCGCAATATTGCAAAACAGTTGATGCAGACCGGCCACGCACAACATTCGGCTCTTGGTATTGAAGCGTACTCGCTCTCATCGTTGCCACAGCAGATGTGGCCCGATGTGCCAGTGGACTATGGTGTGTGGGTGAAACTGGTGACATCGAGCAGCGTGAAGAAAGATGGGCTGAAAGCGGGCGATGTGATTGTCGGGCTCAATGGCAAGACCGTAAAAACGATTGCGGACCTGCGCACATACCTGTTCCAATTGAGGCCCGGGGATAAGGCGATACTGAAAGTCTATCGGGGCGGTCAGGCCCTGATTGTCAAAACCAAGGTTGGAGCCATGGAGACCCAATTGACCACGGCCAGTGCGCCGACGACCAGCAGCGGTGCCGACGACAGTGACAGCGCCGAGCCCATGATGCCATTTAGTGGCGGCATTCAGTGA
- a CDS encoding SEC-C metal-binding domain-containing protein: MEKDDIKRYLQNFKGTMLDARIRDRLAEIKQVEVENGDQAGAKDTWCLEQVYKIVNHYVSAYSCLKENKHFDAWNHYDRADIEFSFLKKHLDYTDNKFKLLFIYNYIPKFQKLFPYQYFMSRESIVKSEHCSVCGQKLSLRQSCGHHVGEIYNGEQCFRVVDDLEFLGMAIVKNPFDKYTVLFPQGMEYNYHMLDKLVEHLDSPFEKWDLRISKELRKEYRNIGRNKPCPCNSGEKYKKCCYQSGNDRYEHYRILFLEKKTNFYEPVTMINTWK, translated from the coding sequence TTGGAAAAAGACGATATAAAGCGTTACCTTCAGAATTTTAAAGGAACAATGTTGGATGCGCGAATTCGGGACAGACTGGCTGAAATTAAACAGGTAGAAGTAGAAAATGGCGATCAGGCAGGAGCAAAGGATACCTGGTGTTTAGAACAAGTATATAAAATTGTAAATCATTATGTTTCTGCATATTCCTGCTTGAAAGAGAACAAACACTTTGACGCATGGAATCACTATGACAGAGCAGACATAGAATTCTCATTCTTAAAAAAGCACCTGGATTATACTGACAATAAATTTAAGTTGCTTTTTATCTATAATTATATACCAAAGTTCCAAAAATTATTTCCTTATCAATATTTCATGAGTAGGGAATCAATCGTAAAGAGTGAGCATTGCTCTGTTTGCGGTCAAAAGTTGTCCTTGAGACAGTCGTGCGGTCATCATGTGGGTGAAATATATAATGGTGAGCAATGTTTTAGAGTTGTGGATGATCTCGAATTTCTAGGTATGGCCATTGTGAAGAATCCATTTGATAAATATACAGTCTTGTTTCCGCAAGGCATGGAATACAACTACCATATGTTGGATAAACTCGTAGAACACTTGGATAGTCCATTTGAAAAATGGGATCTTCGAATTTCCAAAGAACTTAGGAAAGAATACAGGAACATTGGTAGAAATAAGCCGTGTCCATGCAATTCGGGTGAAAAATACAAAAAGTGCTGTTACCAATCAGGTAATGATCGTTATGAGCACTATAGAATATTATTTCTTGAAAAGAAAACAAATTTTTACGAACCCGTTACAATGATCAACACGTGGAAATAG
- the rlmH gene encoding 23S rRNA (pseudouridine(1915)-N(3))-methyltransferase RlmH produces MHIEVIAVGKLKERYWTEALREYQKRLSAYVDLSIHEVPDEPAPETMSAAEQMQVLQREAEKIGKLLRPRDGIVLLDIQGKSYSSEQWSQTYSDLLGEAYGRLVFIIGGSNGVHPDLKKRARVRWSFGPLTLPHQLARVVLLEQLYRGIRIMRGEPYHK; encoded by the coding sequence GTGCATATAGAAGTTATTGCAGTAGGAAAGCTAAAGGAACGCTATTGGACGGAGGCGCTTCGGGAATATCAGAAGCGCCTTTCAGCGTATGTCGACTTGTCTATTCACGAGGTGCCAGATGAACCGGCACCAGAGACGATGTCGGCCGCAGAACAAATGCAGGTTCTACAGCGCGAGGCCGAGAAAATCGGCAAGTTGCTCCGGCCACGCGATGGCATCGTCTTGCTCGACATCCAAGGCAAGTCTTACTCGTCAGAGCAGTGGAGTCAAACTTACAGTGATTTGCTGGGCGAAGCCTACGGAAGGCTGGTGTTCATCATCGGCGGCTCCAACGGCGTGCATCCCGATTTGAAAAAGCGCGCGCGTGTTCGATGGAGCTTCGGACCGCTCACTTTGCCACATCAGTTGGCGCGTGTGGTATTGTTGGAACAATTGTATCGGGGAATTCGGATTATGCGGGGGGAACCGTATCATAAGTAA
- a CDS encoding zinc ribbon domain-containing protein, producing MYYGEFPFTGVIRCPACGHGMVAHRATRKLKSGEIKYTRYYQCGQFANKGSAVCRANSVRADYAENEILSRIERILSTPKLIEDVTAEVNRKRVIDTKPLQQEHKHLTAELSSIQRKIDKYFKLYEDDMLPPQELKTRINDLTEQQQRLNHRKLEIEHSLRNEDSKPIQVELVRHLLSTFNSLFVKLGTDKKKQLIHALIKQVIITPERTIGKIELKFDDLFQTVSSSESNVSIGTDMKFSISM from the coding sequence ATTTATTATGGGGAGTTCCCATTCACGGGTGTTATTCGGTGTCCAGCGTGCGGGCACGGTATGGTCGCCCATCGAGCGACACGGAAATTGAAAAGTGGCGAAATCAAGTACACACGATATTACCAGTGCGGCCAGTTTGCCAATAAAGGGTCAGCTGTGTGTAGGGCAAACAGCGTTAGAGCGGATTATGCAGAGAATGAAATTCTTTCACGTATCGAACGAATTCTGAGTACACCTAAACTGATTGAAGATGTGACTGCTGAGGTCAACCGCAAACGTGTCATCGATACAAAACCGCTCCAACAGGAACATAAGCATTTGACTGCAGAACTATCCAGCATTCAACGGAAGATTGACAAGTACTTCAAACTGTATGAAGACGATATGCTTCCCCCGCAGGAGTTAAAAACGAGAATCAATGATTTAACTGAGCAACAACAGCGATTGAACCATCGTAAATTAGAAATAGAACATAGTCTGCGCAATGAGGATTCAAAGCCTATACAGGTTGAACTAGTGAGGCATTTGCTGTCTACATTCAACTCACTGTTCGTGAAACTAGGTACTGACAAGAAGAAACAGCTTATTCATGCTCTTATTAAGCAAGTGATAATTACGCCTGAAAGAACCATAGGCAAAATTGAGCTTAAATTTGATGACCTGTTCCAGACAGTATCTAGCTCGGAATCCAATGTGTCTATTGGTACGGATATGAAATTTAGTATATCTATGTGA